The window ccatatgaacatttggggtggagatgTCCCTAAATTTGGGCACCTCTTGTtttttttgagctactgcaattctttgctcagagcacagcaccttctttgaggTGGGCggaccatgctgggtggtcctttgcccgtgtctcccatgtcacacaatcgattccaaagttcttcagagagaccttgagagtgtccttgtatcacttcttccaGGAATATGCAACGTGGATCAACTTTATTCTCAGCTAAAGTTTGTAGCTTTGCTGTCCAAGGCAACCGGTCTGCAATAGCTTTAGTTTTTCCAGTGAAATCTAATAAACATGTATTAGTCACACACTGTATACAGGGCACTCTACCAAGTGCTGAGGCcataaagagaaaatgaaaaagcagCAATGTCTTCAAGAATCTGATATATTCTACCAGCAAGATGACTTTTCCCTAtatatcttaatttcttttttcattgtgaTACAGGGCATTTAAAATCAcacttgatttcttcttttttttctgaagataGAAGAGTACAGTTAAGCAAGTATACTTAATTTAGTGGAGTCCTgctgaaatagaaattaaattggCATTTGACTGACTTTCTAGAATTTGGCTGAGCCTGAAGAGAAGCTGAATAGGTCCTGTGTGTCTAATGAGCATTAAATACCATGCTTCCCAAAATGTGAAAGTATGCTGCAAGGCATTTAGGGAAGATAATTCCAGAGTCTCCTTAGGCTGAGAAAGCAACAGGCTGTTCTCActggacaaaagaaggaaagtagaatgttaaaaaacaaacaaacaaaaaaaggcagcCAGGCCACTCCATTTCTGACCTCCCCATAGACAGCCTGGTGAAGCCCCGCTCCCAGCATCTCTTCATAGTGGTACAGACTTAGCGTGAAGACCTGCCTGCAGCTTAGAACCCCTGAGCTCAAGTGGTCCCCTAGCCTCGGCCTCCCCAGTAACAGGAACTATAGACTTGTACCACAATGGCCAGTCTGAGATCCAAAGCACAATGGGGCATGAAATGTCTAGAAGAACGTCCAGCTTTCTTCTGGGAGCCCATCTTAAACAGCTGGACCTCAGGGTGCCAAGTGCTCAAACCAAGGCATGAAACAAGGTGGCACAGACACGCACTGTGGTGCAGGGGAAGATGGTCTGGTTTGGACATcgaaggagctgggttcaaatctcaccacctCTGACCCCGGAGCACATCACAccctccttggcctcagtttcctcatttgtaaaattaggaggctggagtagatgacctctatggtcccttccaaatctaaatccatATATGATAGAGGGAATTAAGCTGAGAGGAAAGCATACTGAGAAgtttgaaaagagagagaggaaggaaggaaggaaggaaggaaggaaggaaggaaggaaggaaggaaggaaggaaggaaggaaggaaggaaggaaggaaggaaggaaggaaggaaagaaagaaagaaagaaagaaagaaagaaagaaagaaagaaagaaagaaagaaagaaagaaagaaagggaaggagggggaaaggaagaaagaaagaagaaggaaggaagaaagaaagaaaggaaggaaggaaggaaggaaggaaggaaggaagaaagaaagaaagaaagaaagaaagaaagaaagaaagaaagaaagaaagaaagaaagaaagaaagggaaggagggggaaaggaagaaggaagaaagaaggaaagaaagaaaggcaacagTCTGAAGTTCTAGCAAGAGGttctagaaaatgaaaataaatgaaatttttaaatgaaagttttatgatgaaaaaatcaaaacctGGCTTGTAGGGAGGTTCTGCAGGTTAGATCAAGAAAATCCCataatctctttttctcttgctCTCAGCAGGAATCAGTATATTTCCAGAACATAAGGACAGCAGAGCTGCCTGAGAATGAGCAGGAGGGAAATGGCCTTATGTAAGAACTgaaagcttcttttcttttttcagggagaCCCGGGGAACCCCGTGTTGTGCCAAGCTAAGGAGAACAGCCTGTGGCTTCTGAGCGGCATCCTGAACAAAGGTGGAGTGAGCTGTACTGGGCCATTTCTTTCCACCAAGCTCTCTTACTACGGCGACTGGATTTCCAAAAGGATAATGAAAGAATGGGCCGATTTATGTCCCACCTTCCAATGGCAAGAGCTGCCGTCCACACTCTCTCCCATCGTTAGGTCGAAGCTGCAGAACATGACATGGGGGAGGCCGTCCCaagccttctctttccctcctcttcctcctcggAGGGAGGGCCGACTGAAGATGCAGAAAGGCCGAGCCCGTCTGAAGCCCGCTCCGGCTAAAGCAGCCCCCTCCCTGAAAGAGCGGCAGGATTCTGGGAGGCCACAAATAGGCTTCCAAGAGACTGAGGTAGGGAGGGCCGGCTTGGACAGCACTGAGCCTATCTACTACGACTACTACAATGGGGAAGTGATGCCCATCTCAGGCCAGGGCGGGCTGTGTCGGCCATGGGAGATGATCCCTGTGTTCTCTGTGCTGGCTCTTGTCTTTGGTGACATCTGATCCAGGAGGTCGCTGGCTGACCCAAGGTCCCCCAGGGGCAACATTTAGAACTTCAACCTCTGGGGTTTCCCTTTTTTCGAGAGCTGCCGGCCTATGCTCTGCATAGACTGTGCCAACATCTCTGTCCTCTTGGGCCCCTCGGAGGTCACCTACCGAGGGCGTCTGTGCTCCTGAACTACATGTGAGCTAACCAGTGTCAACTGACCGTGGTCCCCCAGGGTCCTTTTAGAATTAAGTGGTGCTTGGCTCAGCACCAATGAAACATTCCACTCCTAGAGACACGATCACTGGAGGAGAGGCAAAGCACAGGCTTGCCTTCTAGCCACCGTGCCAGTGTAACATTTAAAAGACTTTATTACTAAAAGGGGATTGGTCGCTtaaatggtttggttttttgatcACAGAACTATCCATATGAATCTCATTTTCTTGATTATTTAGGTCAAATTTCTCACGGGCCACTTTACAGGACAACACTTGTCTCCAAGAGGCTAGTGGCCATCTTGACTTTATTCCAAGCCTTTCGGTATCCTTTCAGAGACAtctgggggaaggaaaaaaaaaagataggtcatTAGGGCAAAGGTGAGCTTCCATGAATAGCCTGAGTATTTATTGGAGATCACAGAATTGGGAGCCTGACCAGAATTCAGAGGCCTTCCGGGAGAAGCCCCTTGTTTttctagaggagaaaactgaatccCAAAAATGacctgccaggggcagctaggtggcacagtgatagagctctggcattggattcaggaggacctgagttcaaatacagcctcagatacttaacacttactagctgtgtgaccctgggcaagtcacttaaccccaactgcctcaccaaaaccaaaccaaaacaaaacaaaaataaaagtgacctgcccatgctCAGAGGAAGGAGGGTAAGCCAGGCCAGGAGACAAACAAGCCCTGGTCCATCCTTGCTTCTCCCCTGTGGTACTGTTTGCCAGAGTTTCTTCTGCTGGTAGAAAATTTTGCCTGTGATTTACCCTTATGAGTGATGGGAAATGTGACAGCGGGTCCCCCGTGAGTGCTGTGCAGGCTGGGAGGAGCGGCAGAAGCCCCAGCTCCTGGCTGCTTCTGCCCTTGTCAGCAGTACTTTAGCCAGTGCCCCCAGGGAGGATGGGAAGGCCCGCCTGCCCCTCCATCCAAGGCATACTGCAAATGGCGGAGTGACCTTCTACCCTGCAGAATTCCTCCTCCACTCCCAGAAATCAGTGCACTCTTCTGCTTCTCTTTAGCATGAGCATATTGGTCCCTTGTATTAATTTCTCTTCAGCTCATAAAGAGCGCAGACACTACTGAGTTTAACAACACATTTGTTCCATACTAAAAACCCTggttggaggagaggaggaggtagaggggaactggaaaaaaaaaaaaacatctgggaTCAGCTTCCAAACACATGAAGGCACACACGTGTTGAACATCCCTTGGTGAAACTGGGCTGGACACTCGGAGGCCGATAAAGGGACGTGTACAGACTGACAGGTGTTCTACATTTCAGGAGAACAAAAAGTCACTTAAAATGTCCCCACTACAAAGCccccagggggtgggggtggcgcaTTTGCACCAATAGAGAGAGGGCAAAAAGCATCTGCCTTGTCTGCTGGCCATGGAGTGAAGGCTGCAGAGCACAAAgactcctcccccttcccaggaaAGGTCAAGGAATCTTCCATGCCCAATCcatcaaatgtttattgaagaggcagctaggtggtgcagtggatagagcaccggccctggattcaggaggacctgagttcaaatctgacctcagacacgtgacacttactagctgtgtgaccctgggcaagtcacttaacctccattgccccaccaaaaaaaaaagtttactgagCACCTCAGTGCCCCTGGCTCTCTGCTAGAACCCtcctgccctcagaaagcttcTATTCTGTCCAGGGAGTCAAATACCTGTCAAATTATACACAAAATAATATAGAGATCCCAAATCAGCACCAGGTAATGCTGGGGGTAATGGGGGAGGAGGTCCTGGGAAtgaggaggatcaggaaaggtgtcCTGCAGGGGGAAATGCTTCAGCTGAGCAAGCAAGAAAACTAGGGGTTCTTTGAGGctggagaaaggaagggggtggggggagtctgGGCACCAGCACAGAATGAGGAGAgggcatggtgtgtgtgtgtgtgtgtgtgtccatccaTTTGACCAGCCTCTGGGGTCCATGAATGGGAGTGATGAGACTGGAGGTGAATGAGATATGAGACTGGTGGtgaatcctggaggtaatagggagccacggGAGTTACAGAGTGAGGAAGGGCTGccatcagacctgcactttagacCTGAACCTCTGTAGCGGGCCGGAGACCCCTGAGGAGGCTGGGGCAGCAGgtgcaggtaaaaaaaaaaggtctcccGGTCTTACCTCTGCGATTTCTACTTTCCTCTCCCACGCCTTAATACTCTTTTCCAGCTCATAGTTGGTGACCTTCTCGTGGACGTACATCATCACGTGGGGCACTTTGTACGTCGCCAACTGCTTCCTCAATTTCTTATTGAGCACTTCTGCTTTGGCCCGGTCCTACGGCAGgaagggagatgggggagagatCCATTCCGAGCTGCGGTTGCTGCTCTTCCTCCTGCTGCCACTGGCCCCAGCCTGCCCTGCTCTGTGGTTTCACATCGCAGCACCGACATGCTTCATGTCAACTGGGCAGATATCGCGGGATCCCGAAGCCTAAAATCACTGGTGTGGCTCTACTGCCTTCAAAAGCAAAGTCTCcctacttgggggggggggtgtttaaactagtattttaattaataattaatatactTAAACCTCACCATTTAGAATAGAACAAATGGGattttactcattttttaaaaaaaaatcgaTGCCATTTCAATTGAATCCGCTCAGTACATcctgagcacctactatgagccatcATTGTGAGAAGTGCCCGGACCTACGGGGCACCATCGGGAAGCTCAAACTCTTGGTGAGAGAGACAAGGGTACCACACTGCAAACAAATAACTAGAAACCATAAGGGCACCCCCAAATGCATGGCGCCCGCGATGCGTTCTACGGGCCTGGAGACAAGAGGTCCGTGTTGTTCGGTTTAGCTTCATTATTTACTAAACTTTGGTTACTCCTGGGGAACACGGACACATTGCAAAAATGGGTCAGATTTAGGCATCGGGTGAGCTATCTGTCTCCGCTGCAGTCAGGGCATCCAGTGCCGAGACAGGAGGGTGAGCCTCCGGctcccctgctctcaaagagaaCCGAGCCCCACAGTATCCAAGCTGCTGCTTACCTCTTCGGCCTGTGTGGTCTCCTTCTCAATTTTCTCCAGTATCTCCTTCCTCAGGGCGATCTCCTTTTGTACCCGGACAGCTGTTTCTGTCGCTCGCAAAAGCTTGCTCTGAGATAGAACAGGGCACGGGAATCAGTGAACAAGGATGGTCTCCCCTCACcgtggagaggagggaaggttTTCCCATTCCCATGAGCCCCCAGGCCCAGGGCCAGCCTGTGCTAGCAGAAGCAGGGACAGCAGCTCACCCTGACCTCAAAGGTCATACAGCCCTGAAGTCTAATTTGGAAATGACCAAGGACCTgcctttcatttgaaaaaaataataataataacagaaactTCATTAATTCGAATTCTGCTGGtgtggaatttgggagagctcagctgtCGATGAGGCTGAAATTTCCCTCTGTGCTGCCAAAAAGGATGTTGTAGGAAAACCTATAGCATAAAGTTATAAAGGAAATGCTTCAACCAACAGGGACAGCCagcctggagtccagaggacctgggttcaagtccatccttagacacttacttatAAAACTTATtccgcctgcctcagtttcctcaactgtaagatggagatggtaatagcacctacctcccagggctgttgccAGGgcacaatgagataatatttgtaaagtacttagtccagtgcctggtgcatagtgggGGCTATACctcacccccccccgccccaacagGGCCTTTAAATGCTTTAGAAATGCTCATTTATACATAACTGATCAACTGATCACAAATCAACTTTTACTTGTCAAAAATAAATCCctcagggccagctaggtagcacagtggataaagtaccggccctggattcaggagtgcttgagttcaaatccggcctcagacacttgacacttactagctgtgtgaccctgggcaagtcacttaacccccattgccccgcaacccccccaaaaaaaaccctctgtttgTCATTGCTTTATTAGATTAGTATGATTATAGCCTGTAAATAACaagctagattttaaaaaaaataatcaattcagATTATTTTTTACTAATTTCTATTCAGTCTTCAACCCTAGCCTgaattaatcccattttacaataCTATTTTGGGGAGAAGGGACTAGAGCCGTGATTTCACTGGCCTAAAGAACTGgaggaaccccccccccctcccatgaATGCAGATAGGCAGGTGCTTGGCCACCCACAGTCTTCAAAAGTGGTGGGTGGGCTGTGGAGGTGCTCCACCCCGCCCAAGGTCACTGGGCCAGGGGGTGTGAGCAGCAGGctttgaactcgggccttcctgaCCAGACCCCAGCTCTCCATTTGTGATGGCTGATATCTGGGATCACCTGGGagccttgggttcaagtcctaactgTTTGCTTTTGGCAAATCCCtgcccctctctgagcctcactgtGCTCACTTGTAGAAGGAGGGGGTGAGGATTCCATGCCAGCCCTGACCTATGAATGTGTGAAAGGAAGAACTGGTCTGGCTAAAAATAGACAACAAAAGATAGCATCGGGGCAAGCACAGGCAACGGGCTTCCTTATTGTGGCTAAAAAGAATATTCTTCCATGTGGAGGCCACACAGCccagaaagtcctgggttcaagaaAAGCCTTTTGGACAGACAGGGAAATGTCTTTTATCAGACTTTGTACACATCAGGGGAGGGGGGACACTTCTAAATGTAAGAGACTGACATTTAAGAATTCTCCAGTAACAATGAAGCCAACAGTCCCCATGCATGCAGTGTAGGACTGCATAGCACATCTGATCAACCAGCAGCCGCCTCCTGAAACCCAAGGTCAGGGAGGAGGTGCAGGCCTGGGGCTCAGACCAGGGCCAGCTCTATCTGTAGGTCAGTTATTCTCACAAGGCAATCTGGTGGGGTGGGAGATCAGCCCCACAAAATGGCCAGGGTGCCTCACACTGGCTAGAACAGCAGCTGGTGTCTAAATCGTGCTCTGCCAAAGAGGTCATCCTTCACTTATGgtgtttcctttcctctctatccTGGCCACTCCAGACAATCCCACACATAGGTGCCCTGGTGTACTATCGCTAGTCCCCACTCCTtgtttccttcactttctttttctttttttctctctctctctttttttttttttttttgtggggcaatgagggttaagtgacttgcccaggatcacacagctaggaagtgtcaagcgtctgaggtcagatttgaactcaggtcctcctgaatccagggccagtgctttatccactgcaccacctagctgcttccccttCACCTTCTCCCAAGAGCGACTGTCTTGTGGCAGCTTCCACATCATGATGCTTCAATGCTGGGATAAAGACGCTGAAAACACTGGGATCGAGAGATCCTAAGTGCAGCTCAATGTGCTTAGGCCTCTGGAGCTGTCTATGACATACAGGGCGAATCCACACCCCAAGAAAGAATGCAAGCGTCTCCTCTGCCTCTCAGCCGCCCTCCCTTGCCATTGCCCATTGTCTTCCAGGAGGGTGCTGCTGACCGTCAGTTAATATTTATGGGGCAGGCATGCTGGAAGGGCACTGTGTTTGGGAGTAGACACACATCTCTCCACCTTCGCAGAAGATGATGCTTCTGTGACCTGAAGCTCTCACTCCTGCttgcaccacacacacacacacacacacacacacacacacacacacggtcctCTTTCTTCTGCTCAACAGATCAGTGTAAGGAAGGCTGAGTGAACTGCGGGATGTCTGACAATGAAGAATAATGGAAAACCAGGagacaatgaacaaaaattatattGTATAAATGTCTCCATTACCCTTTGTGGGTTTCAAAAGGATTCCCCGCCCCGTGACCTTGTTTATTCCTCACAACGGCcctctgagggagggagggaaagaggtcaggaataattatccccatttaacagctgaggaaactgagtctcacagagattaagtggctcATCCCACTCCATTCATCTAGCACGTGTGGTACCCACGCTCTGACTGGGAATCTGAGGCTCTTTCCACTAGAAGCCTGGGGTACCAATTAATCTAAGGAGCTGCTGGTAACCCAAGCAGGCCAGGTGGGCCTCAGAATAAATGCCCGTCGtccttactttgtatatattgagAGCATGGAGAGCATTGCCCGCCGTGAGCTTGAGCTGTATCAGTTCTCGATTCCGCTGATCGATATTCTCCAGAAACTGAACATTCTCGATCTTCAGCTGCTGAAAATCCACATCATGCAGGGCCTCCCCAACCTCTTCCTTCTAcaactcagaaaaaaaagaccATCCACAATGGGGTGAATTAGATGAGAATATTATCTTGCTGAGTGTAAATAACCGTGGACGTACATCTGGGGCAGTTCTTTCTATCCTTGAAATCTCAGGAAAGAGGGTTCCTAAGATTGACTGTGCTGGGAAACCTTGGGTTTTTAAAATctggttttattattatcttttccttGTCCGTCACTTTTATTTCCgaatgtgccccccccccccccgacaacTTCCCTATTGGGTTATCAAAGattcaaagaaagtgaaaagtctGTCTGGTAAAGCCAAGCAGGAAGAGGAGCCCTTCTTGCTTCTCTCAGCAGCTGTGCTCAGTTATTCTCCCTCTGAAGCATCGtgtctcattttttcctatttacattaTTCCCTTAGTCTGTGGTGAAAAGCCCAGCTGCATGATACAAACATTTCCAAGTCCCACCACGCCCTAACTTACTGGACACTCTGGGCTCCACAGGGGAACTCCATGATACACATCCACCCTCAGGCTTTAGCCTCCCCACCAGGCTCTCATGCTAAGGTCATGGGAGTAATTAGGGGGACCCCTCCCCAGCCTGGCCCAGTGGGGTGGAGTGAAAGCTCTTCCAAAGAGGCTGCTGCTTGAAGTCCCCCTTCTCTGTCACCAAGGACCCTAAGAAAGGTGAATGGTGACTGAGCAAGAACAGCCACTGACTCCCCACCTCTGTCTCTCCCCgccccatatatatgtgtacatgcatacatacatatgctgtctttgtccttcattctggaaaaggaccatgacatcagggtgatgtcctgacttgcagtgaattgcatttgagtgagggagggctgtgcaaggtgaccagcctcattctctcctctggagctatctgggttcagtggcaagatatagatcaggagaACTGGAGATGACCTCCAAGCagggggagaccttggccttttaaactaaggcctttcacaggtctcagtttgcctgaggcaatgcccattcagtgattaaagctagctaagaaag is drawn from Dromiciops gliroides isolate mDroGli1 chromosome 2, mDroGli1.pri, whole genome shotgun sequence and contains these coding sequences:
- the PRSS54 gene encoding inactive serine protease 54 — its product is MEKAIFSIAMHFTLFYWKKVLALVGITDMNARRRTQPEYPVTAILSHEGFNYITMENNIALLKTYTAIEFNDQVQPICFPSRNLAPGILENCWVSGWIHTAATRKRMEMGVLRKLPVQEVWPCSLKRPRGTACYSSKEEDNTFGCLGDPGNPVLCQAKENSLWLLSGILNKGGVSCTGPFLSTKLSYYGDWISKRIMKEWADLCPTFQWQELPSTLSPIVRSKLQNMTWGRPSQAFSFPPLPPRREGRLKMQKGRARLKPAPAKAAPSLKERQDSGRPQIGFQETEVGRAGLDSTEPIYYDYYNGEVMPISGQGGLCRPWEMIPVFSVLALVFGDI